A window of the Serratia sarumanii genome harbors these coding sequences:
- the hisP gene encoding histidine ABC transporter ATP-binding protein HisP → MSENKLAVTELHKRYGDHEVLKGVSLAANAGDVISIIGSSGSGKSTFLRCINFLEKPSEGSISLNNEDIRMVRDKDGQLKVFDKKQLQLLRTRLTMVFQHFNLWSHMTVLENVMEAPVQVLGLSKADAHERAVRYLDKVGIDERARGKYPVHLSGGQQQRVSIARALAMEPEVLLFDEPTSALDPELVGEVLRIMQKLAEEGKTMVVVTHEMEFARHVSNHVIFLHKGLIEEQGPPAELFGNPKSPRLQQFLSGALK, encoded by the coding sequence ATGTCTGAGAATAAATTAGCCGTCACGGAACTGCACAAACGCTATGGCGACCACGAAGTGCTGAAGGGCGTCTCGCTGGCGGCCAACGCCGGGGATGTGATCAGCATCATCGGCTCCTCCGGCTCCGGCAAAAGCACCTTTCTGCGCTGCATCAACTTCCTCGAGAAGCCGAGCGAGGGCTCGATCAGCCTGAACAACGAAGACATCCGCATGGTGCGCGACAAAGACGGCCAGCTGAAGGTGTTCGACAAGAAGCAGCTGCAGCTGCTGCGCACCCGCCTGACCATGGTGTTCCAGCATTTCAACCTGTGGAGCCACATGACGGTGCTGGAGAACGTGATGGAGGCGCCGGTGCAGGTGCTGGGGCTGAGCAAGGCCGACGCGCACGAGCGCGCGGTGCGTTATCTGGATAAGGTGGGCATCGATGAGCGGGCGCGCGGCAAATACCCGGTGCACCTGTCGGGCGGCCAGCAGCAGCGCGTTTCTATCGCCCGCGCGTTGGCGATGGAGCCGGAAGTGCTGCTGTTTGACGAACCGACGTCGGCGCTGGATCCCGAGCTGGTGGGCGAGGTGCTGCGCATCATGCAGAAGCTGGCGGAGGAGGGGAAAACCATGGTGGTGGTGACGCACGAAATGGAGTTTGCGCGCCACGTTTCCAACCACGTGATCTTCCTGCATAAAGGGTTGATTGAAGAACAGGGGCCGCCGGCCGAGCTGTTCGGCAACCCCAAAAGCCCGCGCCTGCAGCAGTTCCTGTCCGGCGCGTTGAAGTAA
- the folX gene encoding dihydroneopterin triphosphate 2'-epimerase produces the protein MSFSQPDAVIRIKNLRLRTFIGIKEEEINNRQDILINVVIHYPADKARNSEDIADALNYRTITKAIIRHVEDNRFALLEKLTQDVLDIVKEHAWVTYAEVEIDKLLALRYADSVSMTMSYRRD, from the coding sequence ATGTCTTTCAGTCAACCCGACGCCGTTATCCGCATTAAAAATCTGCGGCTGCGCACGTTCATCGGTATCAAGGAAGAGGAAATCAACAACCGACAGGACATCCTGATCAACGTGGTGATCCACTACCCGGCGGACAAGGCGCGCAACAGCGAAGACATCGCCGATGCGCTCAACTACCGCACCATCACCAAAGCGATCATCCGCCATGTGGAAGATAACCGTTTCGCGTTGCTGGAAAAATTAACGCAGGATGTGCTCGATATCGTAAAAGAACACGCCTGGGTGACCTATGCTGAAGTGGAGATAGATAAACTTCTGGCTCTGCGCTACGCCGATTCTGTCTCCATGACCATGAGCTATCGCAGGGACTAA
- a CDS encoding PTS sugar transporter subunit IIA, whose amino-acid sequence MLKEWLTADHIQLCERVEDWRQAVTLSAQPLLQDGVITPNYLTAIFHQQEKLGPYFVLAPGIAMPHARPEEGANALGLSLLKIHQGVNFHSADNDPVQVVVMLSAPDGDSHIELISQLAELFSDNQAMAALFHAKDKRQIEDIIARY is encoded by the coding sequence GTGCTGAAAGAGTGGCTGACCGCCGATCATATACAGCTGTGCGAACGGGTGGAGGACTGGCGACAGGCGGTCACGCTGAGCGCGCAGCCGCTGCTGCAAGACGGCGTGATCACGCCGAATTACCTGACGGCCATCTTTCATCAGCAGGAGAAGCTCGGCCCTTACTTCGTCCTGGCGCCGGGCATTGCCATGCCGCACGCCCGGCCCGAAGAGGGCGCCAACGCGTTGGGATTATCACTGTTGAAGATCCATCAGGGGGTGAACTTTCATTCCGCAGATAACGATCCGGTTCAGGTGGTGGTGATGCTTTCGGCGCCCGACGGCGACAGCCACATCGAATTGATTTCGCAACTGGCGGAATTATTTTCAGACAATCAGGCCATGGCGGCGTTATTTCACGCCAAAGATAAACGGCAAATCGAGGATATTATCGCCCGCTATTAA
- the cvpA gene encoding colicin V production protein: MVWIDYVIIAVIGFSALVSLIRGFVREALSLVTWGCAFFVASHFYSYLAVYFTRFEDELVRNGIAIAILFIATLIVGAIVNYVISSLVEKTGLSGTDRVLGICFGALRGVLIVAAILFFLDTFTGFSQSADWKQSQLIPQFSYVIRWFFDYLQSTSSFLPTQLPGR, encoded by the coding sequence ATGGTCTGGATTGATTACGTCATTATAGCGGTAATTGGATTTTCGGCTCTGGTGAGCCTGATCCGAGGGTTTGTTCGCGAAGCATTGTCACTTGTGACATGGGGATGTGCGTTTTTTGTTGCCAGCCATTTCTACTCTTACCTTGCGGTCTATTTCACTCGTTTTGAAGATGAACTGGTGCGAAACGGCATCGCGATCGCGATTTTGTTCATCGCGACCTTGATCGTAGGGGCTATTGTTAACTATGTGATTAGCTCACTGGTAGAGAAAACCGGGTTGTCGGGCACCGATCGGGTGCTGGGCATCTGCTTCGGCGCGCTGCGCGGAGTATTGATCGTCGCGGCGATCCTGTTCTTCCTGGATACCTTTACCGGCTTTTCACAGAGTGCCGACTGGAAACAGTCGCAGCTCATTCCCCAGTTCAGTTACGTCATCAGGTGGTTCTTTGACTACCTGCAGAGCACGTCGAGTTTCTTGCCGACCCAATTGCCGGGGCGGTAG
- a CDS encoding histidine ABC transporter permease HisQ, whose product MLQGYSQLIFEGALVTLELALSSVLLAVVIGLIGAGGKLSHNPLISGLFGAYTTLIRGVPDLVLMLLIFYGLQIALNNITTLLGFSQIDIDPLGAGIITLGFIYGAYFTETFRGAYLAVPKGQIEAATAYGFSGAQIFRRILFPAMMRFALPGIGNNWQVILKATALVSILGLNDVVKATQLAGKGTYQPFFFAIVAGVVYLIFTTVSNGVLLWLERRYSLGVKRAEL is encoded by the coding sequence ATGCTGCAAGGCTATTCCCAACTGATTTTCGAGGGGGCTCTGGTGACGCTGGAGTTGGCCCTCAGTTCCGTATTGTTGGCGGTGGTGATCGGATTGATCGGCGCCGGCGGCAAACTCTCCCACAACCCCCTTATTTCCGGCCTGTTCGGCGCTTACACCACGCTGATCCGCGGCGTGCCCGATCTGGTGCTGATGCTGCTGATCTTTTACGGTCTGCAAATCGCGCTGAACAATATCACTACGCTGCTGGGCTTCTCGCAGATCGATATCGATCCGCTCGGCGCCGGCATCATTACCCTCGGTTTTATCTACGGCGCTTATTTTACCGAGACCTTCCGCGGCGCCTATCTGGCGGTGCCGAAAGGGCAGATCGAAGCGGCGACGGCCTACGGCTTCAGCGGCGCGCAGATCTTCCGGCGCATTCTGTTCCCGGCGATGATGCGTTTCGCCTTGCCGGGCATCGGCAACAACTGGCAGGTGATCCTGAAGGCGACGGCGCTGGTGTCGATCCTCGGCCTGAACGACGTGGTGAAAGCCACTCAGCTGGCGGGGAAAGGCACCTATCAGCCGTTCTTCTTCGCCATCGTGGCCGGCGTGGTGTACCTGATCTTCACGACCGTTTCCAACGGCGTGCTGCTGTGGCTTGAACGGCGTTACTCACTGGGCGTCAAGAGGGCCGAGCTATGA
- a CDS encoding ABC transporter permease, with product MIEIFQQYWQSLLWSDGYRFTGVAVTLWLLIASVVMGGLLAIPMAVARVSSIRWVRFPVWLYTYVFRGTPLYVQLLVFYSGMYSLEIVRGSEFLNAFFRSGLNCTILALTLNTCAYTTEIFAGAIRSVPHGEIEAANAYGFSRFKMYRCIILPSALRTALPAYSNEVILMLHSTALAFTATVPDLLKIARDINAATYQPFYAFGIAAVLYLIISYVLISLFRKAEKRWMAHVSH from the coding sequence ATGATCGAGATTTTTCAACAGTATTGGCAGTCGCTGCTGTGGAGCGACGGCTACCGTTTCACCGGCGTGGCGGTAACGCTGTGGCTGCTGATCGCTTCGGTGGTGATGGGCGGGCTGCTGGCGATCCCGATGGCGGTGGCGCGCGTCTCTTCCATCCGCTGGGTGCGTTTCCCGGTGTGGCTCTATACCTACGTGTTTCGCGGCACACCGCTGTACGTGCAGCTGCTGGTGTTCTACTCCGGCATGTACAGCCTTGAGATCGTGCGCGGCAGCGAGTTTCTCAATGCGTTTTTCCGCAGCGGGCTCAACTGCACCATCCTGGCGCTGACGCTCAACACCTGCGCCTATACCACCGAGATCTTCGCCGGGGCGATCCGCTCGGTGCCGCACGGTGAAATCGAGGCCGCCAACGCCTACGGTTTCTCGCGCTTCAAGATGTATCGCTGCATCATTTTGCCATCGGCGCTGCGCACCGCGCTGCCGGCCTACAGCAACGAAGTGATCCTGATGCTGCACTCCACCGCGCTGGCGTTTACCGCCACCGTGCCGGATCTGCTGAAGATTGCGCGCGACATCAACGCCGCGACCTATCAGCCGTTTTACGCTTTCGGCATCGCGGCGGTGCTGTACCTGATCATCTCCTACGTGTTAATCAGCCTGTTCCGCAAGGCTGAAAAACGCTGGATGGCACACGTTAGTCACTGA
- a CDS encoding LacI family DNA-binding transcriptional regulator produces MSIGKKRRSTGRVTLADVAQLAGVGTMTVSRALRTPEQVSDKLREKIEAAVSELGYLPNLAASSLASASSYTIAMVVPSLSESGCAEMFAGLQKVLQPAGYHIMLAESQHHLEREEKLLETLLSYNLAAAVLLSVEHSQNARNALIAANIPVVEIGAVRADPIDMSIGIDYVAAMYQLTQTVIASGYQNIGLLCANQEQWIFQQHLQGWHKALLRNHMSPHRVINAAQPASFSTGAQQLPEFLLAWPELDALVCASDELAGGALYECQRRRIKVPDNLAVVGFGNSEFSRVCQPPLTTMTIPHRDIGIQAGQALLARLNEQPWQPAGSLPATLCRRDSC; encoded by the coding sequence ATGTCGATCGGTAAAAAACGACGCAGCACGGGCAGGGTGACGTTGGCTGACGTAGCGCAGCTGGCGGGCGTCGGCACCATGACGGTGTCGCGCGCGCTGCGCACGCCGGAGCAGGTTTCAGACAAACTGCGCGAGAAGATTGAAGCCGCGGTAAGCGAACTGGGGTATCTGCCCAACCTGGCCGCCAGCTCGCTGGCGTCGGCCTCGTCCTACACCATCGCCATGGTGGTGCCCAGCCTGTCCGAATCCGGCTGCGCCGAGATGTTCGCCGGCCTGCAGAAAGTGCTGCAGCCGGCCGGCTATCACATCATGCTGGCGGAATCGCAGCACCATCTGGAGCGCGAAGAGAAGCTGCTGGAGACCCTGCTCTCTTACAACCTGGCGGCGGCGGTACTGCTCAGCGTCGAGCATTCGCAAAACGCCCGCAACGCGCTGATCGCCGCCAACATTCCGGTGGTGGAGATCGGCGCCGTGCGCGCCGATCCGATCGACATGAGCATCGGCATCGACTACGTGGCGGCCATGTATCAACTGACGCAAACGGTGATCGCCAGTGGCTACCAGAACATCGGGCTGCTGTGCGCCAACCAGGAACAGTGGATTTTCCAGCAGCACCTGCAGGGCTGGCACAAGGCGCTGCTGCGCAACCATATGTCGCCGCATCGGGTGATCAACGCCGCGCAGCCCGCCAGCTTCAGCACCGGCGCGCAGCAGCTGCCGGAATTCTTGCTGGCCTGGCCGGAGCTGGACGCGCTGGTGTGCGCCTCGGACGAACTGGCCGGCGGCGCGCTGTATGAATGCCAGCGGCGGCGCATCAAGGTGCCGGACAATCTGGCGGTGGTGGGCTTCGGCAACAGCGAATTCAGCCGGGTATGCCAGCCGCCGCTGACCACCATGACCATTCCGCATCGCGACATCGGCATTCAGGCCGGCCAGGCGCTGCTGGCGCGGCTAAACGAGCAGCCCTGGCAGCCGGCAGGCTCCCTGCCCGCCACGCTGTGCCGCCGCGACAGCTGCTGA
- the yfcD gene encoding NUDIX hydrolase YfcD — protein MAEQGQAADTEWVDIVDEQNEVIAQSSRQQMRAERLRHRATYIVVHDGMGKILVQRRTEIKDFYPGWLDATAGGVVQSGENVLDSARREAEEELGIAGVPFAEHGLFYFEEEQCRVWGALFSCVSHGPFALQEEEVAEVCWLTPEEITARCDEFTPDSLKALSLWLTRNNEQDYGKPLDNH, from the coding sequence ATGGCGGAACAGGGTCAGGCTGCAGATACCGAATGGGTTGATATCGTCGACGAGCAAAACGAGGTGATTGCGCAATCCAGTCGTCAACAGATGCGGGCGGAGCGGCTGCGTCATCGTGCTACCTATATTGTGGTGCATGATGGAATGGGAAAAATTCTGGTGCAGCGTCGCACCGAGATCAAAGACTTCTACCCGGGCTGGCTGGACGCGACGGCGGGGGGCGTGGTGCAAAGCGGTGAAAACGTGCTGGACTCGGCGCGCCGCGAGGCGGAAGAAGAGCTGGGCATCGCCGGCGTGCCTTTCGCCGAACACGGTCTGTTCTACTTCGAAGAAGAGCAGTGCCGGGTGTGGGGCGCGCTGTTCAGCTGCGTATCGCACGGCCCGTTCGCGCTGCAGGAAGAAGAAGTGGCCGAGGTGTGCTGGCTGACGCCGGAAGAGATCACCGCGCGCTGCGACGAGTTTACTCCGGATTCGCTGAAGGCGCTGTCGCTGTGGCTGACGCGCAACAACGAACAGGATTACGGCAAGCCGCTCGACAACCACTGA
- a CDS encoding UbiX family flavin prenyltransferase, with product MKRLIIGISGASGAIYGVRLLQVLRDVAEVETHLVMSNAARQTLALETPYSLREVQALADVVHDARDIAAGISSGSFKTLGMAILPCSVKTLSGIVNSYSDGLLTRAADVVLKERRRLVLCVRETPLHLGHLRLMTQAAEMGAVIMPPVPAFYHQPKSVEDIIDQTVNRVIDQFDIELPADLFTRWQGVS from the coding sequence ATGAAACGACTCATCATCGGCATTTCCGGCGCCAGCGGCGCCATCTACGGCGTGCGCCTGTTACAGGTTTTGCGCGACGTCGCAGAGGTGGAAACCCATCTGGTGATGAGCAACGCGGCAAGACAGACGCTGGCGCTGGAAACGCCGTACAGCCTGCGGGAAGTGCAGGCGCTGGCCGACGTGGTGCACGATGCGCGCGACATCGCCGCCGGCATTTCCTCCGGCTCCTTCAAAACCCTGGGCATGGCGATTTTACCTTGCTCAGTCAAAACCCTGTCCGGCATCGTCAACAGTTACAGCGACGGGCTGCTGACTCGCGCCGCCGACGTGGTGCTCAAAGAGCGCCGCCGTTTGGTGCTGTGCGTGCGGGAAACGCCGCTGCATTTGGGTCACCTGCGGTTGATGACCCAGGCGGCGGAGATGGGGGCGGTGATCATGCCGCCGGTGCCGGCGTTTTATCACCAGCCGAAAAGCGTGGAAGACATCATCGATCAGACCGTCAATCGGGTGATCGATCAGTTTGATATCGAACTGCCGGCCGATCTGTTCACCCGTTGGCAGGGCGTTAGTTAA
- a CDS encoding PTS sugar transporter subunit IIB: MKIMAICGSGLGSSFMVEMNIKKVLKKMGVEAEVEHSDLSSATPGAADVFVMAKDIADSASVPAEQLVVISNIIDINELEAKLRAYFEAHSII; encoded by the coding sequence ATGAAAATCATGGCGATCTGCGGTTCCGGTCTCGGCAGCAGTTTTATGGTGGAAATGAACATTAAAAAGGTGCTGAAAAAGATGGGGGTGGAGGCCGAGGTCGAACACTCCGATCTGTCGTCCGCCACTCCCGGCGCCGCCGACGTGTTCGTGATGGCGAAAGACATCGCCGACAGCGCCAGCGTACCGGCCGAGCAGCTGGTGGTGATCAGTAACATTATCGACATTAATGAGCTGGAAGCCAAGCTGCGCGCTTACTTCGAAGCCCACTCAATCATCTGA
- the yfcG gene encoding GSH-dependent disulfide bond oxidoreductase, with translation MIDLYYAPTPNGHKITLFLEEVGLPYRIHRVNISAGEQFKPDFLSISPNNKIPAIVDQQPVDGGEPISLFESGEILLYLAEKTGKLLSKGLRERAATLQWLFWQVAGFGPMLGQNHHFNHYAPQPVPYAIERYHLETKRLYGVLEAELQKHPYLGGDNYSIADIATYPWVVSHPRQRIDLADYPAVRNWFERISNRPATERAYKLAEQS, from the coding sequence ATGATTGACCTGTATTACGCGCCTACTCCCAATGGTCACAAGATCACCTTGTTTTTGGAAGAGGTCGGCTTACCCTACCGTATCCATCGCGTAAACATCAGCGCCGGCGAGCAGTTTAAACCGGACTTTCTGAGCATTTCTCCCAACAACAAAATCCCGGCGATCGTCGATCAGCAACCGGTGGATGGCGGCGAGCCGATCAGCCTGTTCGAATCCGGTGAAATCCTGCTGTATCTGGCGGAGAAGACCGGCAAACTGCTGAGCAAGGGCCTGCGCGAACGTGCCGCCACCCTGCAGTGGCTGTTCTGGCAGGTGGCCGGGTTCGGGCCGATGCTCGGGCAGAATCACCACTTCAACCACTACGCGCCGCAGCCGGTGCCCTACGCCATCGAGCGTTATCATCTGGAGACCAAGCGGCTGTATGGCGTGCTGGAAGCCGAACTGCAAAAGCACCCGTACCTGGGCGGCGACAACTACAGCATCGCCGATATCGCCACCTACCCGTGGGTGGTGTCGCATCCGCGCCAGCGCATCGATCTGGCGGATTACCCGGCGGTGCGCAACTGGTTCGAACGCATCAGCAACCGCCCGGCGACCGAGCGCGCCTACAAACTGGCCGAACAAAGCTAA
- the yfcE gene encoding phosphodiesterase, with protein sequence MKLMFASDIHGSLPATERVLELFAQNGADWLILLGDLLNHGPRNALPAGYQPAQVAERLNRYSDKIIAVRGNCDSEVDQMLLTFPIEAPWQQVLLQKRRLFLTHSHLYHPSALPPLSRGDVLAYGHTHLPQAERQGEIYCFNPGSVSIPKGGFPASYGMLDRGTLRVLTLDDGKVVAEVALTR encoded by the coding sequence ATGAAGCTGATGTTCGCCTCGGATATCCACGGATCGCTGCCTGCTACCGAACGCGTGCTGGAATTGTTCGCACAAAACGGCGCCGACTGGTTGATTCTTCTGGGTGATTTGCTGAATCACGGCCCGCGCAACGCGCTGCCGGCCGGGTATCAGCCTGCTCAGGTTGCCGAACGATTGAATCGCTATAGCGACAAGATCATCGCCGTTCGCGGCAATTGCGACAGCGAGGTCGACCAGATGCTGCTGACGTTTCCCATCGAGGCGCCCTGGCAACAGGTTTTACTGCAAAAAAGACGATTGTTTTTGACCCACAGTCACCTTTATCATCCCTCGGCACTGCCGCCGTTATCCCGCGGTGACGTCCTGGCCTACGGCCATACGCATCTGCCGCAGGCGGAGCGGCAGGGTGAGATCTATTGCTTCAATCCGGGCTCGGTCAGCATCCCCAAAGGGGGCTTTCCGGCCAGCTACGGCATGTTGGATCGGGGCACTTTGCGCGTGCTGACGCTCGACGACGGCAAGGTCGTCGCGGAGGTGGCGTTAACACGCTAA
- the purF gene encoding amidophosphoribosyltransferase, with translation MCGIVGIAGFMPVNQSIYDALTVLQHRGQDAAGIVTIDAHNGFRLRKANGLVKDVFEARHMQRLQGNMGIGHVRYPTAGSSSASEAQPFYVNSPFGITLAHNGNLTNAHELRQKLFESGRRHVNTTSDSEILLNVLASELDRFPHYPLEADNIFTAVAAMHQQLRGAYACVAMIIGHGLLAFRDPNGIRPLVIGKRTLEDGRSEYMVASESVALDTLGFEFLRDVAPGEAVYITTKGQLFTRQCAENPKTNPCLFEYVYFARPDSFMDKISVYSARVRMGQKLGEKIAREWEDLDIDVVIPIPETSCDIALEIARILEKPYRQGFVKNRYVGRTFIMPGQQARRQSVRRKLNANRAEFRDKNVLLVDDSIVRGTTSEQIVEMAREAGAKRVYLASAAPEVRFPNVYGIDMPSANELIAHGREVDEIRQIIGADGLIFQDLDDLIEAVREENPDITQFECSVFNGIYVTKDVDQSYLEYLESLRSDDAKALRVQTEAENLELHNEG, from the coding sequence ATGTGCGGTATTGTCGGTATCGCCGGTTTCATGCCGGTAAACCAGTCGATTTATGATGCGCTGACGGTGCTTCAGCACCGTGGCCAGGATGCCGCAGGCATCGTCACCATTGACGCCCACAACGGGTTCCGTTTGCGTAAAGCCAACGGCCTGGTGAAGGATGTGTTTGAGGCGCGCCATATGCAACGCTTGCAGGGCAACATGGGCATTGGCCATGTGCGTTACCCGACGGCCGGCAGCTCGAGCGCCTCTGAGGCCCAGCCTTTCTACGTCAACTCGCCGTTCGGCATTACGCTGGCCCACAATGGCAACTTGACCAACGCCCATGAGCTGCGCCAAAAGCTGTTCGAAAGCGGCCGCCGCCATGTCAACACCACCTCCGACTCGGAAATCCTGCTGAACGTGCTGGCCAGCGAGCTGGACCGTTTCCCGCACTACCCGCTGGAGGCCGACAACATCTTTACCGCGGTCGCCGCCATGCATCAGCAACTGCGCGGCGCTTACGCCTGCGTGGCGATGATCATCGGCCACGGTCTGCTGGCGTTCCGCGATCCGAACGGCATTCGCCCACTGGTGATCGGCAAGCGCACGCTGGAGGATGGCCGCAGCGAGTACATGGTGGCTTCCGAAAGCGTGGCGCTGGATACCCTGGGCTTTGAGTTCCTGCGCGACGTGGCGCCGGGCGAAGCGGTGTATATCACCACCAAGGGCCAGCTGTTCACCCGCCAGTGCGCAGAGAACCCGAAAACCAACCCGTGCCTGTTCGAATACGTTTATTTCGCGCGCCCGGACTCCTTTATGGACAAGATCTCGGTCTACAGCGCCCGCGTGCGCATGGGCCAGAAGCTGGGCGAGAAGATTGCCCGTGAGTGGGAAGATCTGGATATCGACGTGGTGATCCCGATTCCGGAAACCTCCTGCGACATCGCGCTGGAGATCGCGCGCATTCTCGAGAAGCCCTACCGCCAGGGCTTTGTGAAGAACCGCTACGTCGGCCGCACCTTCATCATGCCGGGCCAGCAGGCGCGTCGTCAGTCGGTGCGCCGCAAGCTGAACGCCAATCGCGCCGAGTTCCGCGACAAGAACGTGCTGCTGGTGGATGACTCCATCGTGCGCGGCACCACGTCGGAACAGATCGTCGAGATGGCGCGCGAAGCGGGCGCCAAGCGGGTGTACCTGGCTTCCGCCGCGCCGGAAGTGCGTTTCCCGAACGTTTACGGCATCGACATGCCGAGCGCCAACGAACTGATCGCCCACGGGCGCGAAGTGGATGAAATCCGCCAGATTATCGGCGCCGACGGGCTGATCTTCCAGGATCTGGACGATCTGATCGAAGCGGTGCGCGAAGAGAACCCGGACATCACCCAGTTCGAATGCTCGGTGTTCAACGGCATCTACGTGACCAAAGACGTCGATCAAAGCTATCTGGAATACCTGGAGTCGCTGCGCAGCGACGACGCCAAGGCGCTGCGGGTGCAAACCGAAGCGGAAAATCTGGAACTGCATAACGAAGGCTAA
- a CDS encoding TIGR01777 family oxidoreductase, translated as MRILITGATGLIGSSLTARLLALSHHITVLTRDERRARARLGDQPSYWRTLDDRQSLDDFDAVINLAGEPIADKRWSAQQKQRLCHSRWDLTERLAQLIKAGSTPPGVLISGSAVGYYGDQGQAVVTEEEPPHDEFTHQLCQRWEALALQAQSDATRVCLLRTGVVLAPQGGALAKMLPPFRFGLGGPIGDGRQYLPWIHLDDMVNGIIYLLDHATLTGPFNMVAPYPVHNEQFAAQLANVLDRPAFLRVPAFVMRLLMGEAAVLVLGGQRAVPKRLEEAGFHFRYLELEQALDDVINQRAEAR; from the coding sequence ATGCGGATCCTGATCACCGGCGCAACGGGTTTGATCGGCAGCAGCCTGACGGCCAGGCTGCTGGCGCTTTCTCACCATATTACGGTACTAACGCGAGACGAACGGCGGGCTCGGGCCCGGCTCGGCGACCAGCCGAGCTATTGGCGCACGCTGGACGACCGGCAGTCGCTGGATGACTTCGATGCGGTGATCAATCTGGCCGGCGAACCTATCGCCGACAAGCGCTGGAGCGCACAGCAGAAGCAGCGGTTGTGTCATAGCCGCTGGGATCTGACCGAACGCTTGGCGCAGCTGATCAAGGCCGGCAGCACGCCGCCCGGCGTGCTGATTTCCGGTTCCGCCGTCGGCTACTACGGCGATCAGGGGCAGGCGGTGGTCACCGAAGAGGAGCCGCCGCACGACGAATTCACCCACCAGCTGTGCCAACGCTGGGAAGCGCTGGCGCTGCAGGCGCAGAGCGACGCCACCCGCGTCTGCCTGCTGCGCACCGGCGTGGTGCTGGCGCCGCAGGGCGGCGCGCTGGCCAAAATGCTGCCGCCGTTCCGCTTCGGGCTGGGCGGCCCGATCGGCGACGGCCGCCAATACCTGCCGTGGATCCATCTCGACGACATGGTCAACGGCATTATTTATCTGCTGGATCACGCCACGCTCACCGGTCCGTTCAACATGGTCGCTCCCTACCCGGTGCATAACGAGCAGTTCGCCGCCCAATTGGCCAACGTGCTCGATCGCCCGGCGTTTCTGCGGGTGCCGGCGTTCGTCATGCGTTTGTTGATGGGGGAAGCGGCGGTGCTGGTGCTCGGCGGCCAGCGGGCGGTGCCGAAGCGGCTGGAGGAGGCCGGCTTCCACTTCCGCTATCTGGAGCTGGAGCAGGCGCTGGATGACGTGATTAATCAGCGGGCCGAAGCCCGCTGA
- the hisJ gene encoding histidine ABC transporter substrate-binding protein HisJ, protein MKKLVKVLPLVLALAAANSAFAAIPSTLKIGTDPTYAPFESKNAKGELVGFDIDLAKELCKRINTQCTFVESDFDALIPSLKAKKIDAIISSLSITEKRQQEIAFTDKLYAANARLIAPKGSKLLPTVDALKGKSVGVLQGTTQEAYANAMWQPKGVTVVPYQNQDLVYADLASGRIDAAFQDEVAGSDGFLKQPPGKDYAFAGESVKDDKFFGVGTGMGLRKADTELKAALDKAFAEMRKDGTYDKYAKKYFDFDVYGG, encoded by the coding sequence ATGAAAAAGCTGGTTAAGGTTCTTCCTTTAGTCTTGGCTTTGGCGGCCGCAAACAGCGCATTCGCCGCTATCCCATCGACATTGAAGATCGGCACCGATCCGACTTATGCGCCGTTTGAATCCAAAAACGCCAAAGGCGAGCTGGTCGGCTTCGATATCGATTTGGCCAAAGAGCTGTGCAAACGCATAAATACCCAATGCACCTTCGTGGAGAGCGACTTTGACGCGCTGATCCCATCCCTCAAGGCGAAGAAAATCGACGCCATCATCTCTTCGCTGTCCATCACTGAAAAACGCCAGCAGGAAATCGCCTTTACCGACAAGCTGTATGCCGCCAACGCGCGTCTGATCGCGCCGAAGGGCTCCAAGCTGTTGCCTACCGTGGACGCCCTGAAAGGCAAGAGCGTGGGCGTGCTGCAGGGCACCACCCAGGAAGCCTACGCCAACGCCATGTGGCAGCCGAAGGGCGTCACCGTGGTGCCTTACCAGAACCAGGATCTGGTCTACGCCGATCTGGCGTCCGGGCGCATCGACGCCGCCTTCCAGGATGAAGTGGCGGGCAGCGACGGCTTCCTGAAACAGCCGCCGGGCAAAGACTACGCGTTCGCCGGCGAATCGGTGAAGGATGACAAATTCTTCGGCGTCGGCACCGGCATGGGGCTGCGCAAAGCCGATACCGAGCTGAAAGCCGCGCTGGACAAAGCCTTCGCCGAAATGCGCAAAGATGGCACCTACGATAAATACGCGAAAAAGTACTTCGACTTTGACGTCTACGGCGGGTAA